A stretch of the Thermodesulfobacteriota bacterium genome encodes the following:
- a CDS encoding cache domain-containing protein encodes MLSFWKLGIIKKQKIHISKRVISYAPLLIIFGIYLELIKTSSPFFCQRNGVLIQERLYLGVKKWLLVTQYMEIKGRANNKNRERRRKSPYSILYRRFIFITLICSLVPLLMIGWGINVYYSRFSMLRMMGSFQTQVDNHKRIIELFLKERSSDLQLIVHTHSLNYLQKEANLIHIFHIMNRDHGSFTDLGVIDERGRQLAYIGPYDLIDKNYSETFWFKEVMEKGVYISDMFMGFRKIPHFIIAVTCTENGKKWILRTTIDTETFRSLIENVNIGKTGEVYLLNRGGFFQTSPRFSGKIMEKAPFPIEPFHEDTKIRIVESNARNSKQRLSRHILAQAWLNEPQWMLVVTQEYSEAFNDIKHVSHIALIFLHLSALSVLLISIAATRYMIKAIKKRHGEGDGLIRNL; translated from the coding sequence ATGCTTTCATTCTGGAAATTGGGGATAATAAAAAAACAAAAAATCCATATATCTAAGAGGGTTATCAGTTATGCTCCTCTATTGATAATATTTGGCATATATCTTGAATTGATAAAAACTTCAAGCCCCTTTTTTTGTCAAAGAAACGGTGTGCTGATTCAGGAAAGATTGTACCTGGGGGTAAAAAAATGGCTTCTGGTGACGCAATACATGGAAATAAAGGGTAGGGCTAATAACAAAAACAGGGAGAGACGGCGTAAATCGCCCTACTCGATATTGTATAGAAGATTTATATTTATAACGCTGATATGTTCACTTGTTCCCCTTCTCATGATAGGTTGGGGTATTAACGTTTACTATTCGAGGTTTTCCATGCTCCGTATGATGGGTTCTTTTCAAACACAGGTGGACAATCATAAAAGGATTATAGAGTTGTTTTTAAAAGAGCGCAGTTCTGACCTCCAATTAATTGTCCACACCCATTCTCTTAACTACTTACAGAAAGAAGCGAATCTCATCCATATTTTTCATATTATGAACAGAGACCATGGCTCTTTTACTGATTTGGGGGTCATCGATGAGAGGGGCAGACAACTGGCATACATTGGCCCCTATGATCTTATTGATAAAAACTATTCGGAGACATTCTGGTTTAAAGAGGTTATGGAAAAAGGGGTTTATATAAGCGATATGTTTATGGGATTTCGTAAAATTCCTCATTTTATCATAGCAGTTACCTGCACCGAAAATGGGAAAAAGTGGATATTAAGAACTACCATAGATACAGAAACCTTCCGTTCCCTGATTGAAAACGTTAATATTGGCAAAACCGGAGAGGTTTATCTCTTAAACCGGGGGGGCTTTTTTCAGACTAGTCCCAGATTTAGCGGTAAAATTATGGAAAAAGCTCCTTTTCCTATAGAGCCTTTCCATGAAGATACCAAAATTCGCATTGTAGAATCCAACGCTAGAAATTCAAAGCAACGTCTTTCCCGCCATATATTGGCTCAGGCATGGCTTAACGAGCCACAATGGATGCTGGTAGTAACGCAGGAATACTCTGAAGCGTTTAATGATATCAAGCATGTCAGCCATATAGCATTAATCTTCCTCCACCTGAGTGCTCTGTCTGTCCTGCTTATTTCCATTGCTGCCACAAGATACATGATCAAGGCGATAAAGAAGCGTCATGGCGAAGGGGATGGGTTGATACGAAATCTGTAG
- a CDS encoding sigma-54 dependent transcriptional regulator, which produces MSGRILVVDDEKDMLVLLKRIISEKTDHQLVTESDPVTALELFKKQPFDLVIVDLKMPGMDGIKLLEEVKKINPNVLVVIMTAYGTIETAVEAVQKGAHDYITKPFRKERILLTINKVMKWREMVRENLALRQALEERDSFSCMVGASSVMKEIFEQIRQVAPTTATVLITGASGTGKELLARAIHQNSLRSSNKMITVNCTAIPEQVIESELFGHVKGAFTGAWKDKRGLVEDAHKGTLFLDEIGDLNPLMQTKLLRLIQEGEFKPVGSVVTKKADIRFIAATNHNLKEEIEGKRFREDLYYRLNVIHLELPPLKDRKEDISLLSYHFLKKYTRANQKDITDISPAATQTLLSLELPGNVRELENIIERGVIFCQTNTLEVRDLFPDNEYKTPYPCLDEDIYQLTFKEAKDKMTHKFHRHYVLSALRKSRGNISKAAAMAGIQRQYLHRLMKEEGIDTNDINFKYDK; this is translated from the coding sequence ATGTCAGGAAGGATACTGGTAGTTGATGATGAGAAAGACATGCTGGTTCTTTTAAAGAGAATCATTTCAGAGAAGACAGACCATCAATTGGTTACAGAGTCTGATCCGGTGACGGCACTGGAGTTGTTTAAGAAACAGCCTTTTGATCTGGTAATAGTCGATTTAAAGATGCCCGGGATGGATGGCATCAAACTCCTTGAAGAAGTTAAAAAAATAAACCCAAATGTTTTGGTGGTCATCATGACCGCCTATGGCACTATTGAAACCGCAGTAGAGGCGGTCCAGAAAGGCGCCCATGACTATATAACCAAGCCATTTCGAAAAGAACGGATTCTATTAACGATAAACAAGGTTATGAAATGGCGTGAGATGGTAAGGGAAAATCTGGCTCTTCGTCAGGCACTGGAGGAGAGAGATAGTTTTTCATGCATGGTCGGGGCAAGTTCAGTTATGAAGGAAATATTTGAACAAATAAGGCAGGTAGCCCCTACCACGGCTACAGTGTTAATTACCGGGGCCAGCGGAACCGGCAAGGAATTGCTCGCCAGGGCAATCCATCAAAACAGTCTTCGAAGTTCTAATAAAATGATTACCGTCAACTGTACTGCTATTCCTGAACAGGTTATAGAAAGCGAGCTTTTTGGCCATGTAAAAGGTGCTTTTACAGGGGCATGGAAAGACAAAAGGGGGCTGGTTGAAGATGCTCACAAGGGAACCCTCTTTTTGGATGAAATCGGCGATCTCAACCCTCTCATGCAAACCAAACTCCTTCGGCTGATACAGGAAGGTGAGTTTAAACCAGTCGGAAGTGTGGTTACCAAAAAGGCAGATATACGCTTTATAGCTGCCACAAACCACAATCTGAAGGAGGAGATAGAAGGAAAACGTTTCCGGGAAGATCTTTACTACCGGCTGAATGTTATCCATCTTGAATTGCCTCCACTTAAGGATAGAAAAGAGGATATCTCCCTTTTGAGTTATCATTTTTTAAAAAAATACACGCGGGCTAACCAGAAAGATATCACAGACATTTCACCTGCAGCTACGCAGACCCTTCTTTCACTGGAATTGCCCGGCAATGTGAGAGAGCTGGAAAACATCATAGAACGTGGCGTTATCTTCTGCCAGACCAATACTCTGGAGGTGAGAGATTTATTCCCGGACAATGAATATAAAACTCCTTATCCCTGCCTTGATGAGGACATCTATCAGTTAACCTTTAAAGAAGCCAAGGATAAGATGACTCATAAGTTTCATCGGCACTATGTGTTGTCCGCCCTGCGAAAAAGCAGGGGAAATATAAGTAAGGCTGCTGCTATGGCAGGTATCCAAAGGCAGTATCTTCACCGACTGATGAAGGAAGAAGGAATAGATACCAATGACATTAATTTTAAATATGACAAGTAG
- the acs gene encoding acetate--CoA ligase: MAEEKTITSMMAEDRVFEPSDEFKQKAAVKSMDEYKKMHRESVENPEAFWEKITDSMLWDKRWDKFWEWDFNKADIKFFINGKINASKDCLDKHLDTPRRDKTALIWEGEPEGESRTFTYKELYLEVCKFANVLKKLGVKKGDRVTIYLPMIPELPIAMLACARIGAIHSVVFGGFSADSLRDRIIDCRATFLVTSNYGYRSGKTLSSKTNADDALKDCPDVKKVVVVKRIDKDTPMKEGRDLWWDELMAEADTDCPAEVMDAEDPLYILYTSGSTGKPKGVLHTIGGYLTYIHANMKWIFDVRDEDIFWCTADIGWVTGHSFIVYGPLSIGTTTLMFEGVPNWPEPDRFWKVVEKYRVNIFYTAPTALRALIREGNEWPDKRDLSSLRLLGTVGEPINPEAWIWYYEVIGKKRCPIVDTYWQTETGGIIITPLPGAIPTKPGSATMPFPGVDAVVLREDGSEAEENEGGYLCIKKPWPGMMRTVYGAHELFHKTYFTRFPGIYYTGDGARRDEDGYFWVMGRLDDVINVSGHRMGTAEIESALVSHPTVSEAAVVGYPHELKGQGIYAFVTLKLGVAQTDDLKKQLIVHVRKEIGPIAAPDKIHYADALPKTRSGKIMRRILKKIAAGDISNIGDTTTLADPSVVDVLIKKRL; this comes from the coding sequence ATGGCAGAGGAAAAAACCATTACTTCAATGATGGCTGAAGATCGTGTATTTGAACCGTCGGATGAGTTCAAACAGAAAGCGGCAGTGAAAAGTATGGATGAATACAAGAAGATGCATCGGGAATCGGTGGAAAATCCGGAGGCGTTTTGGGAAAAGATAACAGATTCCATGCTTTGGGATAAGCGCTGGGACAAATTCTGGGAATGGGATTTTAACAAAGCTGATATAAAATTTTTTATTAATGGAAAGATCAATGCATCAAAAGACTGTCTGGACAAACATCTTGACACCCCCAGGAGAGACAAAACCGCTCTAATCTGGGAAGGGGAGCCAGAGGGAGAAAGCCGCACTTTCACATATAAAGAGCTTTACCTTGAGGTCTGTAAATTCGCCAATGTTCTGAAAAAACTGGGGGTAAAAAAGGGAGACCGCGTTACCATCTATCTCCCTATGATACCGGAACTTCCCATTGCTATGCTGGCTTGCGCCCGAATAGGTGCTATTCACAGCGTTGTTTTCGGGGGATTTAGTGCTGACTCTTTACGGGATAGAATCATCGACTGTCGAGCCACCTTCCTCGTTACCAGCAATTACGGTTACCGAAGCGGCAAAACCCTTTCTTCTAAGACAAATGCTGATGATGCACTCAAGGACTGTCCGGATGTTAAAAAGGTGGTTGTGGTAAAGAGGATTGATAAAGATACCCCTATGAAAGAGGGAAGAGACCTCTGGTGGGATGAATTAATGGCAGAGGCTGATACCGATTGTCCAGCAGAAGTCATGGATGCAGAAGATCCCCTTTACATTCTCTATACCAGTGGCAGCACCGGAAAACCGAAAGGGGTACTCCATACTATCGGAGGATATCTCACTTATATCCATGCCAACATGAAGTGGATCTTTGATGTGAGGGATGAGGACATCTTCTGGTGCACGGCAGATATCGGGTGGGTGACAGGACATAGCTTTATTGTTTATGGTCCGTTGTCAATTGGTACCACTACCCTTATGTTCGAAGGAGTACCTAACTGGCCTGAGCCTGACCGATTCTGGAAGGTCGTGGAAAAATACAGGGTCAACATATTCTACACCGCTCCCACGGCATTGCGTGCCTTGATAAGGGAAGGAAATGAATGGCCTGACAAACGTGACCTGAGCAGTCTTCGCCTGCTGGGCACAGTGGGTGAACCCATCAACCCGGAGGCATGGATTTGGTATTATGAGGTGATTGGAAAAAAACGCTGCCCCATTGTAGATACCTATTGGCAGACAGAGACCGGAGGCATTATCATTACTCCTCTACCAGGGGCTATACCGACCAAGCCTGGTTCAGCTACCATGCCATTCCCCGGTGTTGATGCTGTGGTGTTACGGGAAGACGGTTCTGAGGCTGAAGAAAATGAGGGGGGCTACCTTTGCATAAAAAAACCCTGGCCTGGTATGATGAGGACCGTCTATGGAGCCCATGAACTTTTCCATAAAACCTACTTCACCCGCTTCCCCGGCATTTACTACACTGGAGACGGGGCAAGGCGGGATGAGGATGGGTATTTCTGGGTGATGGGTCGGCTGGATGATGTAATAAACGTGTCCGGCCACAGGATGGGGACAGCAGAGATCGAAAGTGCCCTGGTATCCCATCCTACGGTTTCTGAAGCAGCGGTTGTGGGCTATCCCCATGAATTGAAGGGCCAGGGGATATATGCCTTTGTGACTCTTAAATTGGGAGTGGCGCAAACTGATGACTTGAAAAAGCAGTTAATTGTCCATGTGAGAAAAGAGATCGGCCCTATTGCCGCTCCTGATAAAATTCATTATGCGGATGCACTGCCCAAAACGAGAAGCGGCAAGATTATGCGGCGAATCCTCAAGAAGATTGCTGCAGGGGACATATCAAATATTGGGGATACAACTACCCTTGCCGATCCAAGTGTGGTGGACGTCCTTATTAAGAAACGTCTATAA
- a CDS encoding CBS domain-containing protein — protein MKEKKVKDILLPFKEGTPLSPSVTLNDKIIHAIELMVNNNLKCITVTENQGPVGMVCLKDALQEMGLKVTDK, from the coding sequence ATGAAGGAAAAAAAAGTAAAAGATATTCTTCTTCCCTTTAAGGAAGGCACGCCGCTTTCTCCCTCAGTGACTCTAAACGATAAGATTATACATGCCATTGAGTTGATGGTTAATAACAACCTCAAGTGTATTACTGTAACAGAGAATCAAGGGCCAGTGGGAATGGTTTGCCTTAAAGATGCTTTGCAGGAGATGGGGCTAAAGGTTACAGACAAGTAG